The genomic region GGCAATTAAGCCCAAACTAACCTATTTAATCCAAATCCACAGCAATTTAACCCAAGACAACGATAATTAATCCAAACTTCATCAATTTATCCAGAAATTAATCTTCTTTAAAACCATTCCATTTAAACTGCATAATCCCCACCCTTGTCCCATATAGTTTAACGAGCGTAATATGGGGAGGAAATGGTATGAATAGAATGCCTATTTATCGGTTACTATGGTTATTAGGCTTTATCGCCCTCATTGTTTTACTGAGATATCCGGTTGCGACCGAAAAAGCAGGAAACTCTTTTTCGCTTCCTTTGTCCGGAAAGGTCATTGTACTGGATCCTGGACACGGTGGTGTAGATGGTGGAGCTGTAGGTAAGGATGATTCCCTGGAAAAAGATATAGCTTTGAGTACAGTGAAGTATTTAAGGGATTATCTGCAGGAAGCGGGGGCGCTGGTTTATCTGACAAGAGAAGGTGACTATGATTTAGCAGCTGAGGGAACGCAAGGCTATTCCAAGAGGAAAGCAGAAGATATTCGAAAGCGGGTCCAATTTGTTAAGGATAAAAATCCGGATATGTTTATTAGTGTCCATTTGAATGCCATACCACAGACAAAATGGTCCGGTGCTCAAACTTTTTATCATCCATCTGTAAAGAAGAATGAGCATTTAGCCAAATTTATACAAAGTGAAATTCGTCGCAATTTGGAAAATACCACACGGAAGGCACAGTCCGTCGACAATATTTATATCCTTAAACATACAGATCAGCCGTCTGCATTAGTGGAGATTGGTTTTTTGTCGAATCCCCATGAGAGAGACTTATTAAAAACAGATGAGTATCAACAAAAAATG from Virgibacillus sp. MSP4-1 harbors:
- the cwlD gene encoding N-acetylmuramoyl-L-alanine amidase CwlD, which translates into the protein MNRMPIYRLLWLLGFIALIVLLRYPVATEKAGNSFSLPLSGKVIVLDPGHGGVDGGAVGKDDSLEKDIALSTVKYLRDYLQEAGALVYLTREGDYDLAAEGTQGYSKRKAEDIRKRVQFVKDKNPDMFISVHLNAIPQTKWSGAQTFYHPSVKKNEHLAKFIQSEIRRNLENTTRKAQSVDNIYILKHTDQPSALVEIGFLSNPHERDLLKTDEYQQKMAASIYEGVLRYITEEEYPEES